In a genomic window of Fusarium verticillioides 7600 chromosome 11, whole genome shotgun sequence:
- a CDS encoding alpha-N-arabinofuranosidase B, whose protein sequence is MLLQSVFALGLATTARLVSAGPCDIYKSGGTPCIAAHSTTRALFDSYTGGLYQIKRASDGALTDIKPVSAGGVAASSAQDSFCSGTTCLITIIYDQSGRSNHLTQAPPGGFNGPDVNGYDNLAAADGAPVTLNGKKAYGVFISPGTGYRNNQVDGSATGDEPEGMYAVLDGTHYNGACCFDYGNAETNSKDTGNGHMEAIYFGDSTVWGSGSGSGPWIMADLENGLFSGQGAKQNTANPSISNRFTSAVVKGKPGTWAIRGGNAASGSLSTFYSGARPDGGYNPMSKEGAIILGIGGDNSNGAQGTFYEGVMTSGYPSDATENSVQANIVAAKYATTSLTSGTALSVGSSVTLKVTTSGYTDRVLAHSSSNVNTQVISSSSSSALKKSASWTVRTGLANSGCVSFESNDTPGSYIRHSGFQLYVNKSDGSKIFNEDATFCPQKGMSGSGSSFRSWSYPTRYIRHYNNVGYAASNGGVHDFDAANSFVNDVSFVVATGFA, encoded by the coding sequence ATGCTTCTCCAAAGCGTCTTCGCTCTTGGTCTCGCCACCACCGCCCGTCTTGTCTCAGCAGGACCATGCGACATCTACAAGTCCGGCGGAACGCCCTGTATCGCCGCTCATAGTACTACCCGCGCCCTCTTTGACAGCTACACCGGCGGTCTCTACCAGATCAAGCGTGCCTCAGACGGTGCCCTCACCGACATCAAGCCTGTCTCCGCAGGCGGTGTCGCAGCCTCCTCTGCCCAAGACTCCTTCTGCAGCGGTACTACCTGTCTCATCACTATCATCTATGATCAGTCTGGTCGAAGCAACCATTTGACCCAGGCTCCTCCTGGTGGTTTTAATGGCCCTGATGTGAATGGCTATGATAACCTTGCCGCTGCTGATGGTGCACCTGTTACGCTGAACGGCAAGAAGGCCTACGGAGTGTTCATCTCCCCTGGCACCGGCTATCGTAACAATCAAGTTGACGGTTCCGCCACTGGCGATGAACCCGAGGGCATGTATGCTGTTCTCGACGGAACGCATTACAACGGTGCTTGCTGCTTCGACTACGGCAATGCGGAGACCAACAGCAAAGACACTGGTAACGGACACATGGAAGCTATCTACTTCGGCGACAGCACCGTCTGGGGCTCTGGTTCCGGCAGCGGCCCGTGGATCATGGCTGATCTCGAAAACGGCCTCTTCTCTGGCCAGGGCGCCAAGCAAAACACTGCCAACCCAAGCATATCCAACCGTTTCACCAGCGCTgtcgtcaagggcaagcCCGGCACGTGGGCCATTCGTGGTGGAAATGCCGCCTCGGGTTCACTATCGACCTTCTACAGCGGTGCGCGCCCTGATGGTGGCTACAACCCCATGAGCAAAGAGGGAGCAATCATTCTCGGCATTGGCGGTGATAACAGCAATGGAGCTCAGGGAACTTTCTACGAAGGAGTCATGACTAGCGGATACCCTTCTGATGCAACTGAGAACTCCGTGCAGGCCAACATCGTCGCGGCCAAATACGCCACCACATCTCTGACAAGCGGAACAGCCCTCAGCGTCGGATCATCCGTCACCCTCAAAGTCACCACCTCCGGCTACACAGACCGCGTCCTCGCACACAGCTCCTCCAACGTCAACACCCAAGTgatctccagctccagctccagcgcccTCAAGAAGTCAGCGAGCTGGACCGTCCGTACAGGCCTCGCCAACAGCGGCTGTGTGTCTTTCGAGTCTAACGATACTCCGGGTAGTTACATTCGACACTCTGGCTTCCAGCTGTACGTTAACAAGAGCGACGGGAGCAAGATCTTTAATGAGGATGCTACGTTCTGCCCCCAGAAGGGTATGAGCGGATCGGGAAGTTCGTTCCGATCATGGAGCTATCCGACTAGGTACATTCGACACTACAACAACGTTGGGTATGCTGCTTCGAATGGTGGTGTTCATGACTTTGATGCTGCCAACAGCTTTGTCAATGATGTTAGCTTTGTTGTTGCCACTGGCTTTGCTTGA
- a CDS encoding alpha-amylase has product MYVMCDVVANHMGKGISDHKPSPLNEQSSYHTPCDIDYSNQTSIEQCEIAGLPDLNTGSDTVKKVLYDWIKWLVSEYSFDGIRIDTVKHVEKPFWPGFQDAAGVYAIGEVWDGGPDYLAGYAQVMPGLLNYAMYYPMNRFYQQKGDPSDVVAMHDEISNKFPDPTILGTFIDNHDNPRWLSQKNDKALLKNALAYVILARGIPIVYYGTEQGYAGGNDPANREDLWRSSFSTDADLYQHISRLSKARSAVGGLGGNDHKHLYSQDSAYAWSRADGDLIVLTLNRGQGYSGQYCFNTGKNNKTWDRVFGSGTVTSDGNGQVCVSYTNGEPEVLVASS; this is encoded by the coding sequence ATGTACGTCATGTGCGACGTCGTCGCAAACCACATGGGCAAAGGCATCTCAGACCACAAACCCTCCCCCCTCAACGAACAAAGCTCATACCACACCCCCTGCGATATCGACTACAGCAACCAGACCAGCATCGAGCAGTGCGAAATCGCCGGTCTTCCCGACCTCAACACCGGCAGCGACACCGTCAAGAAAGTCCTCTACGACTGGATCAAGTGGCTTGTCTCCGAGTACAGCTTCGACGGTATCCGCATCGATACAGTCAAACATGTCGAAAAGCCGTTCTGGCCTGGTTTTCAAGACGCTGCTGGTGTTTACGCCATCGGTGAGGTTTGGGATGGAGGGCCTGATTACCTAGCTGGTTATGCACAGGTCATGCCTGGTCTCTTGAACTATGCTATGTATTACCCCATGAACCGGTTCTACCAGCAAAAAGGCGATCCTTCAGATGTTGTCGCTATGCACGATGAGATTAGCAACAAATTCCCCGATCCCACTATCCTCGGAACATTCATCGACAACCACGATAACCCTCGCTGGTTGAGCCAAAAGAACGACAAAGCTCTCCTCAAGAACGCCCTCGCATACGTCATCCTAGCCCGAGGTATTCCCATCGTCTACTACGGAACAGAGCAAGGTTACGCTGGCGGCAATGATCCCGCCAACCGTGAGGATCTCTGGCgaagcagcttcagcaccGACGCGGATCTGTATCAACACATTTCACGCCTCTCCAAGGCTCGCTCGGCGGtcggtggtcttggtggaaATGATCACAAGCATCTCTACTCGCAGGACAGCGCGTATGCTTGGAGTCGTGCTGATGGCGATCTCATTGTTCTTACTTTGAACCGCGGACAGGGGTACTCGGGGCAATACTGCTTTAACACTGgaaagaacaacaagacttGGGACAGAGTCTTTGGAAGTGGAACTGTTACCTCTGATGGCAATGGTCAGGTTTGTGTTAGCTACACTAACGGCGAGCCTGAAGTCTTGGTTGCGTCTAGCTAG
- a CDS encoding alpha-amylase has protein sequence MKFSLLATIVASISPLARAADANAWKSRNIYFALTDRVARSADDNGGSACGNLGNYCGGTFKGLESKLDYIKGMGFDAIWITPVVDNTDGGYHGYWAKDLYAVNSKYGTADDLKSLVKSAHDKNMYVMCDVVANHMGKGISDHKPSPLNEQSSYHTPCDIDYSNQTSIEQCEIAGLPDLNTGSDTVKKVLYDWIKWLVSEYSFDGIRIDTVKHVEKPFWPGFQDAAGVYAIGEVWDGGPDYLAGYAQVMPGLLNYAMYYPMNRFYQQKGDPSDVVAMHDEISNKFPDPTILGTFIDNHDNPRWLSQKNDKALLKNALAYVILARGIPIVYYGTEQGYAGGNDPANREDLWRSSFSTDADLYQHISRLSKARSAVGGLGGNDHKHLYSQDSAYAWSRADGDLIVLTLNRGQGYSGQYCFNTGKNNKTWDRVFGSGTVTSDGNGQVCVSYTNGEPEVLVASS, from the exons ATGAAGTTCTCTCTTCTTGCGACCATCGTCGCTAGCATTAGTCCGCTTGCACGCGCAGCAGATGCAAACGCTTGGAAGTCGCGAAATATTTACTTCGCACTTACTGATCGTGTTGCGCGGAGTGCTGATGATAATGGCGGCAGTGCATGCGGAAACCTCGGGAATTACTGTGGTGGAACTTTTAAGGGCTTAGAGTCAAAGCTTGATTATATCAAGGGCATGGGATTTGATGCTATTTGGATTACTCCTGTTGTTGACA ATACTGATGGGGGATACCATGGATACTGGGCTAAGGATCTGTATGCGGTCAACTCCAAGTATGGTACTGCAGATGATTTGAAGAGTCTTGTCAAATCTGCTCATGACAAG AACATGTACGTCATGTGCGACGTCGTCGCAAACCACATGGGCAAAGGCATCTCAGACCACAAACCCTCCCCCCTCAACGAACAAAGCTCATACCACACCCCCTGCGATATCGACTACAGCAACCAGACCAGCATCGAGCAGTGCGAAATCGCCGGTCTTCCCGACCTCAACACCGGCAGCGACACCGTCAAGAAAGTCCTCTACGACTGGATCAAGTGGCTTGTCTCCGAGTACAGCTTCGACGGTATCCGCATCGATACAGTCAAACATGTCGAAAAGCCGTTCTGGCCTGGTTTTCAAGACGCTGCTGGTGTTTACGCCATCGGTGAGGTTTGGGATGGAGGGCCTGATTACCTAGCTGGTTATGCACAGGTCATGCCTGGTCTCTTGAACTATGCTATGTATTACCCCATGAACCGGTTCTACCAGCAAAAAGGCGATCCTTCAGATGTTGTCGCTATGCACGATGAGATTAGCAACAAATTCCCCGATCCCACTATCCTCGGAACATTCATCGACAACCACGATAACCCTCGCTGGTTGAGCCAAAAGAACGACAAAGCTCTCCTCAAGAACGCCCTCGCATACGTCATCCTAGCCCGAGGTATTCCCATCGTCTACTACGGAACAGAGCAAGGTTACGCTGGCGGCAATGATCCCGCCAACCGTGAGGATCTCTGGCgaagcagcttcagcaccGACGCGGATCTGTATCAACACATTTCACGCCTCTCCAAGGCTCGCTCGGCGGtcggtggtcttggtggaaATGATCACAAGCATCTCTACTCGCAGGACAGCGCGTATGCTTGGAGTCGTGCTGATGGCGATCTCATTGTTCTTACTTTGAACCGCGGACAGGGGTACTCGGGGCAATACTGCTTTAACACTGgaaagaacaacaagacttGGGACAGAGTCTTTGGAAGTGGAACTGTTACCTCTGATGGCAATGGTCAGGTTTGTGTTAGCTACACTAACGGCGAGCCTGAAGTCTTGGTTGCGTCTAGCTAG